The Oncorhynchus tshawytscha isolate Ot180627B linkage group LG12, Otsh_v2.0, whole genome shotgun sequence genome includes a window with the following:
- the LOC112262674 gene encoding vesicle-associated membrane protein 8-like — MDNDLEQGEVVEQDKVRTLQSQVEGVKDIMTQNVDRILARGERLDDLMGKSEDLQAGAEDFKHTSQKVARSYWWKNMKLWVVIVVIVLVIILIIVLLSTGVIPTSSPVPPLPKPTKRPN, encoded by the exons ATGGATAATGATTTG gagcagggagaggtggtgGAGCAGGACAAGGTGAGGACCCTGCAGTCTCAGGTGGAGGGAGTGAAGGACATCATGACCCAGAACGTGGACCGGATCCTGGCCCGGGGAGAGAGGCTGGACGACTTGATGGGCAAGTCAGAGGACCTGCAGGCTGGG GCTGAGGACTTCAAGCACACGTCCCAGAAGGTGGCTCGCTCCTACTGGTGGAAGAACATGAAGCTGTGGGTGGTGATCGTGGTCATTGTCCTCGTCATAATCCTCATCATCGTACTGCTCAGCACTGGCGTCATCCCAACCAGCTCCCCTGTTCCCCCACTTCCCAAACCTACTAAAAGACCAAACTAG